Proteins encoded together in one Chitinophaga sp. LS1 window:
- a CDS encoding UDP-N-acetylmuramate--L-alanine ligase, which produces MTKVHFIAIGGSVMHQLAIALKIKGYQVTGSDDEIFEPALSNLRQAGILPATMGWDDSRITHDLDAVILGMHARGDNPELLKAKELNLRIYSFPEYIYQESLQKKRVAVGGSHGKTTTTAMIMHVLQQAGKDFDYLVGARLAGFAQSVNITSAPTIVMEADEYPASVIEKRPKFHFLHPHIAVLTGIAWDHINVFPTYEIYLEQFSIFIKTMEKGATLIYNDTDPELVKLVNAEGGHLKLVPYGVPPHQINNGVTSVTFGGQTKEMEVFGDHNLLNMHAARLVCNELGVDDTTFLSAIATFKGAAKRLELVGKNDHCAIYRDFAHAPSKVKATIEALKEQYSSRQLIAVLELHTYSSLNAAFMVQYQGAMDKADVPAVFYSRHALEIKRMPDLQPEGIAQGFGRNDLQVFNNREHLQAFLDAQNYQNANLLLMSSGDYEGMNVPSLTKYL; this is translated from the coding sequence ATGACAAAAGTACATTTTATTGCGATAGGTGGTAGCGTGATGCACCAGCTGGCAATAGCACTAAAGATAAAGGGTTACCAGGTGACCGGGAGCGACGACGAAATATTCGAGCCTGCTCTCAGCAACCTGCGCCAGGCAGGTATTCTGCCTGCTACCATGGGATGGGATGATTCCCGCATTACCCATGATCTGGATGCTGTCATTCTTGGTATGCACGCCCGTGGCGACAACCCTGAACTCCTGAAAGCCAAAGAGCTGAACCTCAGGATCTACTCGTTCCCCGAATATATCTACCAGGAAAGTCTGCAAAAGAAACGTGTGGCAGTCGGTGGCAGTCATGGTAAAACGACCACTACTGCTATGATTATGCATGTGTTACAACAGGCAGGCAAGGACTTCGATTACCTTGTAGGTGCCCGTCTGGCCGGTTTTGCACAATCCGTGAACATCACCAGTGCACCCACCATCGTGATGGAAGCAGATGAATACCCTGCCTCTGTAATCGAAAAGCGCCCGAAGTTCCATTTCCTCCACCCGCATATCGCTGTTTTGACCGGTATTGCCTGGGACCACATCAATGTGTTCCCTACATATGAGATCTACCTGGAGCAGTTCTCCATTTTTATCAAAACTATGGAAAAGGGTGCCACCCTGATCTATAACGATACTGATCCTGAGCTGGTGAAGCTCGTGAATGCCGAAGGCGGTCATTTGAAACTAGTCCCTTATGGCGTACCTCCTCACCAGATCAACAATGGCGTGACCAGCGTTACCTTTGGCGGTCAAACCAAAGAAATGGAGGTATTCGGCGACCATAACCTGCTGAATATGCACGCTGCCAGACTGGTTTGCAACGAACTGGGCGTAGATGATACTACGTTTCTATCCGCCATCGCTACCTTCAAAGGGGCAGCGAAGCGACTGGAACTGGTAGGCAAAAATGATCATTGCGCTATTTACCGCGACTTTGCCCATGCACCGTCCAAAGTGAAGGCCACGATCGAAGCGCTAAAGGAACAATACTCATCCCGTCAGCTGATCGCTGTACTGGAATTACATACTTATAGCAGCCTGAATGCTGCCTTTATGGTGCAGTACCAGGGTGCTATGGACAAGGCAGATGTGCCTGCCGTATTTTATAGCCGTCATGCCCTGGAAATCAAGCGTATGCCAGATCTGCAGCCGGAAGGCATTGCACAGGGATTTGGCAGAAACGACCTCCAGGTATTCAATAACCGAGAGCATCTGCAGGCGTTTCTGGACGCACAAAATTATCAGAATGCAAACCTCCTGCTGATGAGTTCAGGAGATTATGAAGGAATGAACGTACCTTCGCTCACAAAGTATTTATAA
- the ytxJ gene encoding bacillithiol system redox-active protein YtxJ encodes MNWIPLTTEDQLNSIKEASETETVVIFKHSTRCSISAVAKSRLDRAQAPENMTFYYLDLIKYRKISDEIAATYGVEHESPQVLLIKNGKCVYDESHSAIIMDELVSHAN; translated from the coding sequence ATGAATTGGATACCTTTAACTACTGAAGATCAGTTAAATTCCATCAAGGAAGCATCTGAAACGGAAACCGTCGTAATTTTTAAGCACAGCACCCGCTGTTCCATCAGTGCGGTAGCCAAATCAAGGCTCGACAGAGCTCAAGCGCCTGAGAATATGACCTTCTATTATCTGGACCTTATTAAGTATCGGAAAATATCAGATGAAATTGCAGCGACTTATGGTGTAGAGCATGAATCTCCCCAGGTGTTGCTGATAAAAAATGGGAAGTGTGTGTATGATGAGAGCCATAGTGCCATTATAATGGATGAGCTGGTATCACATGCAAATTAA
- a CDS encoding UbiX family flavin prenyltransferase: MKHRIVVAVTGASGAIYARQLLQKLEKAAAQTEAVAIVMTENARTVWETELGTDDYKALPFKTYTQQDFMAPFASGSGRYDTMIICPCSMGTLGRIAGGMSNDLITRAADVVLKERRKLICVVRETPYNVIHIKNMLTVTEAGGIICPATPSFYSVPSTLEEVAATVVDRVIDLAGIQQDTYRWGQE; the protein is encoded by the coding sequence ATGAAACACCGTATAGTTGTAGCAGTTACCGGGGCCAGCGGGGCCATTTATGCACGTCAGCTATTGCAGAAGCTTGAAAAAGCCGCTGCGCAGACTGAAGCCGTGGCCATTGTGATGACGGAAAATGCCAGAACGGTGTGGGAAACGGAGCTGGGTACGGACGATTATAAGGCATTGCCCTTTAAAACCTATACCCAGCAGGATTTCATGGCGCCGTTTGCCAGTGGCTCAGGCAGGTATGATACGATGATTATTTGTCCCTGTTCCATGGGGACCCTGGGCCGGATAGCCGGAGGAATGAGTAATGACCTGATTACCCGGGCAGCCGATGTCGTGTTGAAAGAACGCCGCAAACTAATATGTGTGGTAAGGGAAACACCTTACAATGTGATCCATATTAAAAACATGCTCACGGTCACAGAGGCAGGAGGCATCATTTGCCCGGCTACGCCATCTTTTTACAGTGTACCATCCACATTAGAGGAAGTGGCTGCCACTGTAGTAGACAGGGTCATTGATCTGGCTGGCATTCAGCAGGATACTTATAGATGGGGACAAGAATAA
- the aroQ gene encoding type II 3-dehydroquinate dehydratase — protein MKIAIINGPNLNLLGKREPGIYGNESFEDYFVKLKQLFADVELEYFQNNSEGNIIDILHEIGFTYDGILLNAGAYTHYSIAIRDAIAAIKTPVLEIHISNVHAREEFRHTSVIAPVCKGTIAGLGMKGYALGINYFL, from the coding sequence ATGAAAATAGCAATCATTAATGGCCCTAACCTGAATTTGTTGGGTAAAAGGGAGCCGGGTATCTACGGAAATGAATCTTTTGAAGATTATTTCGTAAAACTGAAGCAGTTATTTGCAGATGTAGAGCTGGAATATTTTCAGAATAACTCCGAAGGAAATATAATCGACATTTTACATGAGATAGGGTTTACCTATGATGGGATTTTGTTGAATGCAGGTGCGTATACACACTATTCGATTGCTATCAGGGATGCGATTGCGGCTATTAAAACGCCTGTATTGGAAATACATATCAGTAATGTACATGCAAGGGAAGAGTTCAGACATACGTCTGTAATTGCTCCTGTGTGTAAAGGGACGATTGCTGGTTTGGGAATGAAAGGGTATGCGTTAGGGATAAATTACTTCCTATAA